From Loxodonta africana isolate mLoxAfr1 chromosome 2, mLoxAfr1.hap2, whole genome shotgun sequence, the proteins below share one genomic window:
- the LOC100670190 gene encoding bromodomain-containing protein 8 isoform X7, with translation MAAGTGKHKLLSTGPTEPWSIREKLCLASSVMRSGDQNWVSVSRAIKPFAEPGRPPDWFSQKHCASQYSELLETTETPKRKRGEKGEVVETVEDVIVRKLTAERVEELKKVIKETQEKYRRLKRDAELIQAGHMDSRLDELCNDIAMKKKLEEEEAEVKRKATDAAYQARQAVKTPPRRLPTVMVRSPIDSASPGGDFPLGDLTSATMDETTPGVTPGTLPSTPVTSFPGIPDTLPPGSAPLEAPMTPVTDDSPQKKMLGQKATPPPSPLLSELLKKGSLLPTSPRLVSENEMAVTTGHLNSTGVLLEVGGVLPVIHGGEMQQTPNTVAASPAASGAPTLSRLLEAGPTQFTTPLASFSTVASEPPVKLVPPPVESVSQATIVMMPALPAPSSAPAVSTPESVAPVSQPDTCVPMEAVGDPHTVTVSMDSSEISMIINSIKEECFRSGVAEAPGGSKAPSIDGKEDLDLAEKMDIAVSYTGEELDFETVGDIIAIIEDKASPESMLSPSHGSNPIEDPLEAETQHKFEMSDSLKEESGTIFGSQIKDAPGEDEEEDGVSEAASLEEPKEEDQGEGYLSEMDNEPPVSESDDGFSIHNATLQSHTLADSIPSSPASSQFSVCSEDQEAIQAQKIWKKAIMLVWRAAANHRYANVFLQPVTDDIAPGYHSIVQRPMDLSTIKKNIENGLIRSTAEFQRDIMLMFQNAVMYNSSDHDVYHMAVEMQRDVLEQIQQFLATQLIMQTSESGISAKSLRGRDSTRKQDSSEKDSVPMGSPAFLLSLFDGGTRGRRCAIEADMKMKK, from the exons CATTGTGCTTCCCAGTACTCAGAGCTTCTAGAAACTACAGAGACCCCAAA ACGGAAACGAGGTGAAAAGGGCGAAGTGGTGGAAACTGTTGAAGATGTCATTGTTCGGAAACTGACTGCTGAACGAGTTGAGGAACTGAAGAAAGTAATAAAGGAAACTCAGGAAAAATATAG ACGGCTAAAAAGAGACGCAGAATTAATTCAGGCTGGACACATGGACAGCAGACTGGATGAGCTTTGCAATGACATTGCAAT GAAGAAGAAGTTGGAGGAAGAGGAGGCTGAAGTAAAGAGGAAAGCTACAGATGCCGCATATCAGG CTCGTCAAGCAGTAAAAACACCCCCTCGGAGGTTGCCAACCGTGATGGTCCGATCTCCTATAGATTCTGCTTCCCCAGGAGGTGATTTTCCACTTGGGGACTTGACTTCAGCCACTATGGACGAGACTACCCCTGGG GTAACCCCTGGGACTTTGCCGAGTACCCCAGTCACCTCGTTTCCTGGGATTCCTGACACCCTTCCTCCAGGCTCTGCACCCTTAGAAGCCCCCATGACCCCAGTAACAGATGATTCACCCCAGAAAAAGATGCTTGGACAGAAAGCAACTCCACCCCCCTCCCCTCTGCTGTCAGAGCTCTTGAAGAAGGGCAGCCTCCTGCCTACTAGCCCCAGACTG GTCAGTGAGAATGAAATGGCTGTGACTACTGGCCATCTGAACAGTACAGGTGTCCTCTTGGAGGTAGGCGGGGTCCTTCCCGTGATACATGGTGGGGAGATGCAGCAAACACCCAACACTGTTGCAGCCTCCCCTGCCGCTTCAG GTGCTCCCACTCTTTCCCGGCTTTTAGAAGCTGGTCCTACACAGTTTACCacacctcttgcttccttcagtactgttgccAGTGAGCCTCCAGTTAAACTTGTGCCACCCCCTGTAGAGTCTGTGTCCCAGGCTACCATTGTCATGATGCCTGCGCTGCCAGCACCATCCTCTGCTCCGGCTGTCTCCACTCCTGAGAGTGTAGCTCCAG tGAGTCAGCCTGACACCTGTGTTCCTATGGAGGCCGTGGGGGATCCACATACTGTGACTGTTTCCATGGATAGCAGTGAGATCTCCATGATCATCAATTCTATCAAAGAAGAGTGTTTTCGATCAGGGGTAGCAGAAGCCCCTGGAGGATCAAAGGCTCCCAGTATTGATGGAAAGGAAGATTTAGATCTGGCCGAGAAGATGGATATTGCTGTGTCTTACACAGGCGAAGAGCTGGACTTTGAGACTGTTGGAGACATCATTGCTATCATTGAGGACAAG GCATCTCCTGAAAGCATGTTGTCTCCATCACATGGCTCAAATCCTATTGAAGATCCTTTAGAGGCAGAGACTCAGCACAAGTTTGAAATGTCAG ACTCATTGAAAGAAGAATCAGGGACTATTTTTGGAAGCCagataaag GATGCCCCAGGTGAGGATGAGGAGGAAGATGGAGTCAGTGAAGCAGCCAGCCTAGAAGAGCCCAAGGAAGAAGATCAAGGGGAAGGCTATTTGTCAGAAATGGATAATGAACCTCCCGTGAGTGAGAGTGATGATGGCTTTAGCATCCACAATGCTACACTGCAGTCCCACACACTGGCAGACTCCATCCCCAGCAGCCCTGCTTCTTCACAGTT CTCTGTGTGTAGTGAGGACCAGGAAGCCATTCAGGCACAGAAAATCTGGAAGAAAGCCATCATGCTTGTGTGGAGAGCTGCAGCTAATCACAG GTATGCCAATGTCTTTCTTCAGCCTGTAACAGATGACATAGCACCTGGCTACCATAGCATTGTGCAGAG GCCTATGGATTTGTCAACTattaagaaaaatattgaaaatggCCTGATCCGCAGCACAGCTGAGTTTCAGCGTGACATCATGCTGATGTTCCAGAATGCTGTAATGTACAATAGCTCAGACCATGATGTCTACCACATGGCGGTAGAGATGCAGCGAGATGTCTTGGAGCAGATCCAG CAATTCCTGGCCACACAATTGATTATGCAAACATCTGAATCTGGGATCAGTGCAAAAAGTCTTCGAGGGAGAGATTCTACCCGTAAACAGGATTCTTCAGAGAAG GACAGTGTCCCCATGGGCTCTCctgccttccttctctctctcttt GATGGGGGAACCAGGGGGCGCCGCTGTGCCATTGAAGCAGATATGAAGATGAAAAAGTGA
- the LOC100670190 gene encoding bromodomain-containing protein 8 isoform X1, giving the protein MAAGTGKHKLLSTGPTEPWSIREKLCLASSVMRSGDQNWVSVSRAIKPFAEPGRPPDWFSQKHCASQYSELLETTETPKRKRGEKGEVVETVEDVIVRKLTAERVEELKKVIKETQEKYRRLKRDAELIQAGHMDSRLDELCNDIAMKKKLEEEEAEVKRKATDAAYQARQAVKTPPRRLPTVMVRSPIDSASPGGDFPLGDLTSATMDETTPGVTPGTLPSTPVTSFPGIPDTLPPGSAPLEAPMTPVTDDSPQKKMLGQKATPPPSPLLSELLKKGSLLPTSPRLVSENEMAVTTGHLNSTGVLLEVGGVLPVIHGGEMQQTPNTVAASPAASGAPTLSRLLEAGPTQFTTPLASFSTVASEPPVKLVPPPVESVSQATIVMMPALPAPSSAPAVSTPESVAPVSQPDTCVPMEAVGDPHTVTVSMDSSEISMIINSIKEECFRSGVAEAPGGSKAPSIDGKEDLDLAEKMDIAVSYTGEELDFETVGDIIAIIEDKVDDHPEVLDVAAVEAALSFCEENDDPQSLPGPWEHPIQQERDKPVPLPAPEMTVKEERLDFEETENKAIHELVDIREPSVEIKVEPTEPEQGISRAEIAGVVPALSMEPPELRSQDLDEDPRSTATGEIAEADVSSGKGDETQHTTVKAEASPESMLSPSHGSNPIEDPLEAETQHKFEMSDSLKEESGTIFGSQIKDAPGEDEEEDGVSEAASLEEPKEEDQGEGYLSEMDNEPPVSESDDGFSIHNATLQSHTLADSIPSSPASSQFSVCSEDQEAIQAQKIWKKAIMLVWRAAANHRYANVFLQPVTDDIAPGYHSIVQRPMDLSTIKKNIENGLIRSTAEFQRDIMLMFQNAVMYNSSDHDVYHMAVEMQRDVLEQIQQFLATQLIMQTSESGISAKSLRGRDSTRKQDSSEKDSVPMGSPAFLLSLFDGGTRGRRCAIEADMKMKK; this is encoded by the exons CATTGTGCTTCCCAGTACTCAGAGCTTCTAGAAACTACAGAGACCCCAAA ACGGAAACGAGGTGAAAAGGGCGAAGTGGTGGAAACTGTTGAAGATGTCATTGTTCGGAAACTGACTGCTGAACGAGTTGAGGAACTGAAGAAAGTAATAAAGGAAACTCAGGAAAAATATAG ACGGCTAAAAAGAGACGCAGAATTAATTCAGGCTGGACACATGGACAGCAGACTGGATGAGCTTTGCAATGACATTGCAAT GAAGAAGAAGTTGGAGGAAGAGGAGGCTGAAGTAAAGAGGAAAGCTACAGATGCCGCATATCAGG CTCGTCAAGCAGTAAAAACACCCCCTCGGAGGTTGCCAACCGTGATGGTCCGATCTCCTATAGATTCTGCTTCCCCAGGAGGTGATTTTCCACTTGGGGACTTGACTTCAGCCACTATGGACGAGACTACCCCTGGG GTAACCCCTGGGACTTTGCCGAGTACCCCAGTCACCTCGTTTCCTGGGATTCCTGACACCCTTCCTCCAGGCTCTGCACCCTTAGAAGCCCCCATGACCCCAGTAACAGATGATTCACCCCAGAAAAAGATGCTTGGACAGAAAGCAACTCCACCCCCCTCCCCTCTGCTGTCAGAGCTCTTGAAGAAGGGCAGCCTCCTGCCTACTAGCCCCAGACTG GTCAGTGAGAATGAAATGGCTGTGACTACTGGCCATCTGAACAGTACAGGTGTCCTCTTGGAGGTAGGCGGGGTCCTTCCCGTGATACATGGTGGGGAGATGCAGCAAACACCCAACACTGTTGCAGCCTCCCCTGCCGCTTCAG GTGCTCCCACTCTTTCCCGGCTTTTAGAAGCTGGTCCTACACAGTTTACCacacctcttgcttccttcagtactgttgccAGTGAGCCTCCAGTTAAACTTGTGCCACCCCCTGTAGAGTCTGTGTCCCAGGCTACCATTGTCATGATGCCTGCGCTGCCAGCACCATCCTCTGCTCCGGCTGTCTCCACTCCTGAGAGTGTAGCTCCAG tGAGTCAGCCTGACACCTGTGTTCCTATGGAGGCCGTGGGGGATCCACATACTGTGACTGTTTCCATGGATAGCAGTGAGATCTCCATGATCATCAATTCTATCAAAGAAGAGTGTTTTCGATCAGGGGTAGCAGAAGCCCCTGGAGGATCAAAGGCTCCCAGTATTGATGGAAAGGAAGATTTAGATCTGGCCGAGAAGATGGATATTGCTGTGTCTTACACAGGCGAAGAGCTGGACTTTGAGACTGTTGGAGACATCATTGCTATCATTGAGGACAAG GTAGATGATCATCCTGAAGTACTGGACGTAGCAGCAGTGGAAGCAGCACTATCATTCTGTGAAGAGAACGATGATCCTCAGTCCCTGCCTGGCCCCTGGGAGCACCCTATCCAACAGGAGCGGGACAAGCCAGTACCTCTCCCTGCACCGGAGATGACGGTCAAGGAAGAGAGGCTGGACTTTgaggaaacagaaaacaaagcaaTTCATGAACTGGTGGACATCAGGGAGCCCAGTGTTGAGATCAAAGTGGAGCCTACAGAACCAGAGCAAGGCATTTCCAGGGCTGAAATAGCTGGGGTTGTTCCAGCCTTAAGTATGGAGCCACCAGAGCTTAGGAGTCAAGACTTAGATGAGGATCCCAGAAGTACTGCAACTGGAGAGATTGCTGAAGCAGATGTTTCCAGTGGGAAAGGCGATGAGACCCAGCATACAACTGTGAAGGCAGAG GCATCTCCTGAAAGCATGTTGTCTCCATCACATGGCTCAAATCCTATTGAAGATCCTTTAGAGGCAGAGACTCAGCACAAGTTTGAAATGTCAG ACTCATTGAAAGAAGAATCAGGGACTATTTTTGGAAGCCagataaag GATGCCCCAGGTGAGGATGAGGAGGAAGATGGAGTCAGTGAAGCAGCCAGCCTAGAAGAGCCCAAGGAAGAAGATCAAGGGGAAGGCTATTTGTCAGAAATGGATAATGAACCTCCCGTGAGTGAGAGTGATGATGGCTTTAGCATCCACAATGCTACACTGCAGTCCCACACACTGGCAGACTCCATCCCCAGCAGCCCTGCTTCTTCACAGTT CTCTGTGTGTAGTGAGGACCAGGAAGCCATTCAGGCACAGAAAATCTGGAAGAAAGCCATCATGCTTGTGTGGAGAGCTGCAGCTAATCACAG GTATGCCAATGTCTTTCTTCAGCCTGTAACAGATGACATAGCACCTGGCTACCATAGCATTGTGCAGAG GCCTATGGATTTGTCAACTattaagaaaaatattgaaaatggCCTGATCCGCAGCACAGCTGAGTTTCAGCGTGACATCATGCTGATGTTCCAGAATGCTGTAATGTACAATAGCTCAGACCATGATGTCTACCACATGGCGGTAGAGATGCAGCGAGATGTCTTGGAGCAGATCCAG CAATTCCTGGCCACACAATTGATTATGCAAACATCTGAATCTGGGATCAGTGCAAAAAGTCTTCGAGGGAGAGATTCTACCCGTAAACAGGATTCTTCAGAGAAG GACAGTGTCCCCATGGGCTCTCctgccttccttctctctctcttt GATGGGGGAACCAGGGGGCGCCGCTGTGCCATTGAAGCAGATATGAAGATGAAAAAGTGA
- the LOC100670190 gene encoding bromodomain-containing protein 8 isoform X2, translated as MAAGTGKHKLLSTGPTEPWSIREKLCLASSVMRSGDQNWVSVSRAIKPFAEPGRPPDWFSQKHCASQYSELLETTETPKRKRGEKGEVVETVEDVIVRKLTAERVEELKKVIKETQEKYRRLKRDAELIQAGHMDSRLDELCNDIAMKKKLEEEEAEVKRKATDAAYQARQAVKTPPRRLPTVMVRSPIDSASPGGDFPLGDLTSATMDETTPGVTPGTLPSTPVTSFPGIPDTLPPGSAPLEAPMTPVTDDSPQKKMLGQKATPPPSPLLSELLKKGSLLPTSPRLVSENEMAVTTGHLNSTGVLLEVGGVLPVIHGGEMQQTPNTVAASPAASGAPTLSRLLEAGPTQFTTPLASFSTVASEPPVKLVPPPVESVSQATIVMMPALPAPSSAPAVSTPESVAPVSQPDTCVPMEAVGDPHTVTVSMDSSEISMIINSIKEECFRSGVAEAPGGSKAPSIDGKEDLDLAEKMDIAVSYTGEELDFETVGDIIAIIEDKVDDHPEVLDVAAVEAALSFCEENDDPQSLPGPWEHPIQQERDKPVPLPAPEMTVKEERLDFEETENKAIHELVDIREPSVEIKVEPTEPEQGISRAEIAGVVPALSMEPPELRSQDLDEDPRSTATGEIAEADVSSGKGDETQHTTVKAEASPESMLSPSHGSNPIEDPLEAETQHKFEMSDSLKEESGTIFGSQIKDAPGEDEEEDGVSEAASLEEPKEEDQGEGYLSEMDNEPPVSESDDGFSIHNATLQSHTLADSIPSSPASSQFSVCSEDQEAIQAQKIWKKAIMLVWRAAANHRYANVFLQPVTDDIAPGYHSIVQRPMDLSTIKKNIENGLIRSTAEFQRDIMLMFQNAVMYNSSDHDVYHMAVEMQRDVLEQIQQFLATQLIMQTSESGISAKSLRGRDSTRKQDSSEKDGGTRGRRCAIEADMKMKK; from the exons CATTGTGCTTCCCAGTACTCAGAGCTTCTAGAAACTACAGAGACCCCAAA ACGGAAACGAGGTGAAAAGGGCGAAGTGGTGGAAACTGTTGAAGATGTCATTGTTCGGAAACTGACTGCTGAACGAGTTGAGGAACTGAAGAAAGTAATAAAGGAAACTCAGGAAAAATATAG ACGGCTAAAAAGAGACGCAGAATTAATTCAGGCTGGACACATGGACAGCAGACTGGATGAGCTTTGCAATGACATTGCAAT GAAGAAGAAGTTGGAGGAAGAGGAGGCTGAAGTAAAGAGGAAAGCTACAGATGCCGCATATCAGG CTCGTCAAGCAGTAAAAACACCCCCTCGGAGGTTGCCAACCGTGATGGTCCGATCTCCTATAGATTCTGCTTCCCCAGGAGGTGATTTTCCACTTGGGGACTTGACTTCAGCCACTATGGACGAGACTACCCCTGGG GTAACCCCTGGGACTTTGCCGAGTACCCCAGTCACCTCGTTTCCTGGGATTCCTGACACCCTTCCTCCAGGCTCTGCACCCTTAGAAGCCCCCATGACCCCAGTAACAGATGATTCACCCCAGAAAAAGATGCTTGGACAGAAAGCAACTCCACCCCCCTCCCCTCTGCTGTCAGAGCTCTTGAAGAAGGGCAGCCTCCTGCCTACTAGCCCCAGACTG GTCAGTGAGAATGAAATGGCTGTGACTACTGGCCATCTGAACAGTACAGGTGTCCTCTTGGAGGTAGGCGGGGTCCTTCCCGTGATACATGGTGGGGAGATGCAGCAAACACCCAACACTGTTGCAGCCTCCCCTGCCGCTTCAG GTGCTCCCACTCTTTCCCGGCTTTTAGAAGCTGGTCCTACACAGTTTACCacacctcttgcttccttcagtactgttgccAGTGAGCCTCCAGTTAAACTTGTGCCACCCCCTGTAGAGTCTGTGTCCCAGGCTACCATTGTCATGATGCCTGCGCTGCCAGCACCATCCTCTGCTCCGGCTGTCTCCACTCCTGAGAGTGTAGCTCCAG tGAGTCAGCCTGACACCTGTGTTCCTATGGAGGCCGTGGGGGATCCACATACTGTGACTGTTTCCATGGATAGCAGTGAGATCTCCATGATCATCAATTCTATCAAAGAAGAGTGTTTTCGATCAGGGGTAGCAGAAGCCCCTGGAGGATCAAAGGCTCCCAGTATTGATGGAAAGGAAGATTTAGATCTGGCCGAGAAGATGGATATTGCTGTGTCTTACACAGGCGAAGAGCTGGACTTTGAGACTGTTGGAGACATCATTGCTATCATTGAGGACAAG GTAGATGATCATCCTGAAGTACTGGACGTAGCAGCAGTGGAAGCAGCACTATCATTCTGTGAAGAGAACGATGATCCTCAGTCCCTGCCTGGCCCCTGGGAGCACCCTATCCAACAGGAGCGGGACAAGCCAGTACCTCTCCCTGCACCGGAGATGACGGTCAAGGAAGAGAGGCTGGACTTTgaggaaacagaaaacaaagcaaTTCATGAACTGGTGGACATCAGGGAGCCCAGTGTTGAGATCAAAGTGGAGCCTACAGAACCAGAGCAAGGCATTTCCAGGGCTGAAATAGCTGGGGTTGTTCCAGCCTTAAGTATGGAGCCACCAGAGCTTAGGAGTCAAGACTTAGATGAGGATCCCAGAAGTACTGCAACTGGAGAGATTGCTGAAGCAGATGTTTCCAGTGGGAAAGGCGATGAGACCCAGCATACAACTGTGAAGGCAGAG GCATCTCCTGAAAGCATGTTGTCTCCATCACATGGCTCAAATCCTATTGAAGATCCTTTAGAGGCAGAGACTCAGCACAAGTTTGAAATGTCAG ACTCATTGAAAGAAGAATCAGGGACTATTTTTGGAAGCCagataaag GATGCCCCAGGTGAGGATGAGGAGGAAGATGGAGTCAGTGAAGCAGCCAGCCTAGAAGAGCCCAAGGAAGAAGATCAAGGGGAAGGCTATTTGTCAGAAATGGATAATGAACCTCCCGTGAGTGAGAGTGATGATGGCTTTAGCATCCACAATGCTACACTGCAGTCCCACACACTGGCAGACTCCATCCCCAGCAGCCCTGCTTCTTCACAGTT CTCTGTGTGTAGTGAGGACCAGGAAGCCATTCAGGCACAGAAAATCTGGAAGAAAGCCATCATGCTTGTGTGGAGAGCTGCAGCTAATCACAG GTATGCCAATGTCTTTCTTCAGCCTGTAACAGATGACATAGCACCTGGCTACCATAGCATTGTGCAGAG GCCTATGGATTTGTCAACTattaagaaaaatattgaaaatggCCTGATCCGCAGCACAGCTGAGTTTCAGCGTGACATCATGCTGATGTTCCAGAATGCTGTAATGTACAATAGCTCAGACCATGATGTCTACCACATGGCGGTAGAGATGCAGCGAGATGTCTTGGAGCAGATCCAG CAATTCCTGGCCACACAATTGATTATGCAAACATCTGAATCTGGGATCAGTGCAAAAAGTCTTCGAGGGAGAGATTCTACCCGTAAACAGGATTCTTCAGAGAAG GATGGGGGAACCAGGGGGCGCCGCTGTGCCATTGAAGCAGATATGAAGATGAAAAAGTGA